Proteins encoded in a region of the Inquilinus sp. KBS0705 genome:
- a CDS encoding YbbR-like domain-containing protein yields MAIIKLSAIERRRLSAFVTCLVIAVFAWLFTTLSNPYKFTVKQILTFKNAPQKRAYHPLQSDTINAIVEGSGWQMLFSKMQPERKIVTVDLHTLESKNFVVLSAQLKQINAKKDPDREIIAFSPDTLFFDFSSRRVKKVPVQLVASLQYQRQFAQSGNITIRPTDVTLSGPAEVLEKITSWKTDTVKLRGLNQSFNSRVNLKAVSEGNLDVLPKSVMVNIPVDEFTEKTIEIPVKLINNHNYYDIKVFPLKVKVTFTTSLTDYPDANEDDFEAVADLDLWRKHGYSVLPVKVTRMPSYSKVVKIVPQNIDFIIKK; encoded by the coding sequence ATGGCAATAATAAAATTATCAGCAATCGAACGCAGGCGCTTATCGGCCTTTGTTACTTGCCTGGTTATTGCCGTTTTTGCCTGGTTGTTTACCACGTTGTCTAACCCATACAAGTTTACGGTTAAGCAAATATTAACGTTTAAAAATGCCCCTCAAAAAAGGGCATACCATCCTTTGCAGTCAGATACCATCAACGCTATAGTTGAGGGTAGTGGCTGGCAAATGCTGTTTTCAAAAATGCAGCCCGAACGTAAAATAGTTACGGTTGACCTGCATACTTTAGAGAGTAAGAATTTTGTAGTGCTAAGCGCACAGTTAAAACAGATCAACGCAAAAAAAGATCCCGACCGCGAGATTATCGCGTTTAGCCCCGATACCTTGTTTTTTGATTTTAGCAGCCGCAGGGTTAAAAAAGTACCCGTACAATTGGTAGCCTCGTTGCAATATCAGCGGCAGTTTGCACAATCGGGCAACATTACCATAAGGCCTACCGATGTTACATTAAGCGGCCCGGCAGAAGTGCTTGAAAAAATAACCTCATGGAAAACAGATACAGTTAAGCTTAGGGGTCTTAATCAAAGTTTTAATTCAAGGGTAAATTTAAAAGCGGTTAGCGAGGGTAATTTAGATGTATTACCTAAAAGCGTTATGGTAAATATCCCAGTAGATGAATTTACCGAGAAAACGATAGAAATACCCGTTAAGCTGATAAACAACCACAACTATTACGATATTAAGGTATTCCCTTTAAAGGTTAAGGTTACTTTCACCACATCGTTAACCGATTACCCGGACGCTAATGAGGACGACTTTGAAGCAGTGGCCGACCTTGATCTTTGGCGCAAGCACGGCTATTCGGTGCTGCCTGTTAAGGTTACCCGTATGCCAAGCTACAGCAAGGTGGTAAAAATTGTACCACAGAATATTGACTTTATTATAAAAAAATAA
- a CDS encoding dephospho-CoA kinase, which translates to MFKIGITGNIGSGKTTVSKIFEVLGIPVFYADDAAKSVMVTDDELITSIKSTFGAESYFADGSLNRKHIAAIVFNNKAELAKLNAIVHPATFRAFDTWVANVKADAPYVLKEAALLFESDSYKMCDRTLLVTAPLDVRIKRVTQRDAITTAEAKSRDDRQFTEEKKRGLANDIIINDDSQLVIPQVLKLHQLYLSIARSK; encoded by the coding sequence ATGTTTAAGATAGGCATCACCGGTAATATAGGCAGCGGCAAAACCACCGTATCCAAAATATTTGAAGTGCTGGGTATCCCGGTGTTTTATGCTGATGATGCGGCCAAAAGTGTAATGGTTACTGATGATGAACTGATAACAAGCATCAAAAGTACTTTTGGCGCCGAATCGTACTTTGCCGATGGCAGTTTAAACCGCAAGCATATAGCCGCTATAGTGTTTAATAACAAGGCAGAATTAGCCAAACTAAATGCCATAGTACACCCTGCAACTTTCCGCGCGTTTGATACCTGGGTAGCTAATGTAAAAGCAGATGCGCCTTACGTGTTAAAAGAAGCCGCTTTGTTGTTCGAGAGCGATTCGTACAAAATGTGTGATAGAACATTATTAGTTACCGCCCCGCTTGATGTACGTATAAAACGTGTTACCCAACGCGATGCCATCACCACTGCCGAAGCCAAAAGTCGTGATGACCGACAGTTTACCGAGGAGAAAAAGCGCGGTCTGGCCAATGATATAATTATAAATGACGATAGCCAATTGGTAATACCGCAAGTATTAAAGCTGCACCAGTTGTATTTGTCAATTGCCCGAAGTAAATGA